In a genomic window of Nodosilinea sp. E11:
- a CDS encoding D-alanine--D-alanine ligase family protein: MATVTVGLVFGGCSGEHEVSICSAMAIARALASGTNADKYTVLPVYIRKDGVWQAGAEAAAVLAAGVPPQATTPAATPRLRLPQFDQVDAIDIWFPVLHGPNGEDGTVQGLFTLMQQPFVGSGVLGSAVGMDKIAMKTAFAQAGLPQVKYLAVDRAEVWSNPCVFPKLCDRIETELGYPCFVKPANLGSSVGIAKATSRKELEAALDSAASYDRRIIVETGVVAREVECAVLGNHNPQASLVGEITFQSSFYDYETKYTSGQSQHTIPAQVPEAIAQRIQSMAVTAFQAVDATGISRVDFFYVEATGEVLINEINTFPGFTATSMYPMMWEASGVSFEALVDRLIQLGFERAEAAT; encoded by the coding sequence GGGGGAGCATGAGGTGTCGATTTGTTCGGCGATGGCGATCGCCCGCGCCCTGGCCAGCGGCACCAACGCCGACAAGTACACTGTGCTGCCCGTCTACATTCGCAAAGATGGTGTTTGGCAGGCCGGGGCTGAGGCGGCAGCGGTGTTGGCCGCCGGAGTGCCCCCCCAGGCCACGACCCCAGCCGCAACGCCTCGCCTGCGCCTGCCCCAGTTTGACCAGGTCGATGCGATCGACATTTGGTTTCCGGTACTCCACGGCCCCAACGGTGAAGATGGTACGGTGCAGGGCCTGTTTACCCTAATGCAGCAGCCCTTTGTTGGCTCTGGGGTGCTGGGCTCGGCAGTCGGCATGGACAAAATTGCCATGAAAACGGCCTTTGCCCAGGCCGGTCTGCCCCAGGTCAAGTACCTGGCCGTAGATCGGGCTGAGGTGTGGTCAAACCCCTGCGTATTTCCAAAATTGTGCGATCGCATCGAAACCGAGCTGGGCTACCCCTGCTTTGTCAAACCTGCCAACCTGGGTTCGTCGGTGGGCATTGCTAAGGCTACCAGCCGCAAAGAACTCGAAGCGGCCCTCGACAGCGCCGCCAGCTACGATCGCCGCATCATTGTCGAAACTGGGGTGGTGGCCCGCGAAGTTGAGTGCGCCGTGCTGGGCAACCACAATCCCCAAGCCTCTCTGGTGGGCGAAATTACCTTTCAGAGCAGCTTCTACGACTACGAGACCAAATACACCAGCGGCCAGTCTCAGCACACCATCCCGGCCCAGGTGCCCGAGGCGATCGCCCAGCGCATTCAGTCGATGGCGGTAACGGCCTTTCAGGCGGTAGATGCCACCGGCATCTCTCGGGTAGATTTTTTCTACGTGGAGGCCACCGGGGAGGTGCTGATCAACGAGATCAATACGTTCCCCGGCTTCACCGCCACCAGCATGTACCCCATGATGTGGGAGGCCAGCGGGGTTTCCTTTGAGGCGTTAGTAGACAGGCTGATTCAGCTGGGGTTTGAGCGGGCTGAGGCGGCAACTTAG